A DNA window from Longimicrobium sp. contains the following coding sequences:
- a CDS encoding DUF58 domain-containing protein, which yields MKIPIPKSLAHVRTRVRRWLKPPRRLHFSRGGWFFTGGSVMLGFAAVGTGNNLLFLLLGGMLGFITLSGFLSEQMVRNLEVRRRVARATAGSPARIVYEIRNGNRRLSAYSIEAGEDGHETRGWVAAIAPGAHGFARAEHTWERRGVYPLETIVLSTTFPFGLFVKERDRDVPGEAVVWPRVDRPVREPRPSGERVRQAGEAYAGSAGARGEYRGLRPYRPGDDPRDVHWRTTARVGHPVVREYERDRSRALWLCLDLRAPDGDLAEDAVEIAAAVASAALKRGEAFGLATQDARVRPAGGAAQMERVLDLLAR from the coding sequence GTGAAAATCCCAATTCCCAAGTCGCTCGCCCACGTTCGCACCCGCGTCCGCCGCTGGCTGAAGCCGCCGCGGCGGCTTCATTTTTCACGCGGCGGGTGGTTTTTCACCGGCGGCTCGGTGATGCTGGGCTTCGCCGCCGTCGGCACCGGCAACAACCTCCTCTTCCTGCTGCTGGGCGGCATGCTGGGCTTCATCACCCTCAGCGGCTTCCTTTCCGAGCAGATGGTGCGGAACCTGGAGGTGCGCCGCCGCGTGGCCCGCGCCACCGCCGGCTCGCCCGCGCGCATCGTCTACGAGATCCGCAACGGCAACCGCCGGCTCTCCGCCTATTCCATCGAAGCCGGCGAGGACGGACACGAGACGCGCGGCTGGGTGGCGGCCATCGCGCCGGGCGCCCACGGCTTCGCCCGCGCCGAACACACCTGGGAGCGCCGCGGCGTGTATCCGCTGGAAACCATCGTGCTTTCCACCACCTTTCCTTTCGGCCTGTTCGTCAAGGAACGCGACCGCGACGTACCGGGCGAGGCGGTGGTCTGGCCGCGCGTGGACCGGCCCGTGCGCGAGCCGCGTCCCTCGGGCGAGCGCGTGCGCCAGGCCGGCGAGGCGTACGCGGGCTCGGCCGGGGCGCGCGGCGAGTACCGGGGGTTGCGGCCGTACCGCCCCGGCGACGACCCGCGCGACGTGCACTGGCGCACTACGGCGCGCGTGGGGCACCCCGTGGTCCGCGAGTACGAGCGCGACCGCTCCCGCGCGCTCTGGCTATGCCTGGACCTGCGCGCGCCCGACGGTGACCTGGCCGAGGATGCGGTCGAGATCGCCGCCGCCGTGGCCTCCGCGGCCCTGAAGCGCGGCGAGGCGTTCGGCCTGGCGACGCAGGATGCGCGCGTGCGGCCGGCGGGCGGGGCCGCGCAGATGGAGCGCGTGCTCGACCTGCTGGCCCGCG